The Campylobacter sp. MIT 99-7217 nucleotide sequence TTTAAGGCTTGTTTATACCTAGGCTTTGTCTTAAATTTGAACCCTCAAGGCAAAGTTTTATCACTAAATGAGCTATGCTTTTTCTAGAAATATAAGCGCCTTCGTTTTTAAAAGCCTCGCCCTTTTGTGTAAGCTCATAATCAATCTCATTAGCCCAGCTAAACCACTGAGCTCTGATTATAGTATAATCCAAATCACTTGATTCAATGAGCCTTACAGCAGCTCTGTGAGGGGGATTGTAACTTGCTATTTTATTAAATTCTTTTTGAGAAATTTCTCCCTCATAAACCCCAAAAGAGCTTATCCAAATAAGCCTTTTAAGCCCTGTTTCACTCATAGCCTCGATGATAGCCTTTGCCATAGTAGGCAAGTTTCCAGCTAAATTTGCATACACTGCGTCAACGCCTTGCATAGCTTTTTTTAAAGCCTCTTTATCTGTGGCATCGCCCTCAACTAGCTCAATCCTGCTAGGATTTTTATTTTTGACATTTTGCAAACGGCTTGCCTTTCTTAAAAAAAGCTTCAAATTTGCCTTTGTTCCACTTAAAAAACCAGCTGTAACTTCCTTTGCTACGCTACCATTTGCACCTATGATAAGCACAGTTAAGGGCTTATTTGTATTAGCAATATCTTTAAAATCCTCCTTACTCCAAGAAGTAGCAAAGCCTTGTGAGCTAAAAATAAAAGCAAGCAAAAACAAGCTTTTAAGAAGTATTTTTTTCATTTTTTTCTCCTTTAAATTTTGACAGAAAACGCATGGATTTTGTTTTCATTTTGAAATTATAAAGCATGAGAGCAACTCTAAGTCAAGACTTTTTGAGTAAAAAAATGAAAATTTAGTCAATTTAAGATCAAAGCTCTACAATGCCAAGCTTTCTAAGTAAAGCAAAAGCAGTCATTGATATAGAGAGTAAATACACAAAGAGCAAGACCTTGCGGTGTGCTGTTGTTTTCATTTTTTCAATGATCTTAATACCCAAGAAAACGCCTATCATCGAGCCTATACCAACTAAAGAGCCGTTGTAAAGTATGGAACTATCAATCACGCCTTGCATGATGAAAGAAGTTGCACCAGAAAGCGAGGCAAAAACGACAAAAAATAAAGACAGAGGAACAACTTTTTTACTATCATAGCCTAAAAAATATCCTAAAATAGGGGCGATCAAAAGTCCTCCACCTATACCAAAAGAAATAGCAAACACACCTGTAAGCGCTCCAGCACCCACTAAGATCACTTTTTTGCTCAGCTCACTTCTTTGGCTTTGATGAACAGCATTTTTTACATCAAAGGCGTATTTTAAGAAAAAAACTATACTTAAACACAAGAAAAGTGCTGTGAGAGTAACATCACTTAAAAGCTTAAGAACAAGTCCGCTAAAACTAGCCCCAATAAGCCCACCAAGTCCTACAAAAAGCCCATCTTTAAGGTCAAAATTCTTTTTTTTATAGTTGATATAAGAGCCAAAAACAGAGGAAAAAATCATTTGAACAACAGAAAGTGCAACAGCTGAATGAGAACTAATGCCTAATGTTAGGGCAAGAGGAACGATGATCATGCCTCCACCTATGCCAAAAAGCCCTGAACTTATACCAGCGATAATACCCATTGATACATAAATGATAAGATCCGTCATTGATTTTCCTTTTAAAATCAAAAATTCTAACTTAGAAAAACAAAAAAAAGTCTTAAATGAGGTAAAATTTGTAAAAAATAGACCAAGAATTTAAAATGCTGTGTTCAATATAGGGTAAATCACAGAAAATCTGTGATTTGAGAGTTATTTATCTCTTAGATTAAGCTCAGCGATGAGTTTGCTATAAGAAGAATAATCTTTTCTTTTAAGATAAGCTAAAAGTCTCTTTCTTTGCCCAACGAGCTTTAAAAGTCCCAAGCGAGAAGAAAAATCCTTTTTATAAATTTTCAAATGCTCTGTAAGCTCTGCAATCCTTGCACTTAAAAGTGCAACTTGAACCTCTGTTGATCCTGTATCGCCTGCTTTTTTAGCAAATTTAGCGATAATCTCAGCTTTTTTAGCCGAATCCAAAGCCATTTTTGACCTCCTGATTGGTATTAATATAAGCCGTGATTATATCTTAAAAAAGCAAAAACAAAACTGAAATTGTTAAAAGTTTTTTAGCAATAAAAACACAAATAAGGAATTTTTTAAGCTATCAAGTAAGGTTTTTTTGATATAATCTTGCTTTTAATATCCAAATAAAATCGAAAGGAAATTATTGTGCTTTTTACTAGAGCTAGTGAGTATGCCCTGCTTGCATTGATTTATATTTCAGATAAAGAAAAACCACAAGATGTTGAAACTATGGCACTTGAACTTAATATTTCAAGAAGTTTTTTAGCTAAAATTTTGCAAGTTCTTGCAAAAGACGGTTTGCTTCACTCCTACAAAGGAGCTAAGGGAGGATTTACTTTAGTTAAAACCCCTAAAGAATATACTCTCAAAGAAATAGTTGATAGTGCTGAGAAAAAACAAGTCAGCGTTTTTGAATGCTCTCAAGGCGTTTGCCCTGACAATAAAGGCGAAAGATGCCATATGTTCCCTGTCCTGCTTGGTTTGCAAAAGAAAATGGACGAACATTTAAATGAAATAACGCTAGCGGATATTGTTAATCAAAAATAATGGCAAAAAGAAAAATTATTGATCTTGTCATTCCCTTTTTAGCTCCTGTAATAGCCCCTATCATCAAAGCAAAATCCCTTACTATAGTTGGGTTTTTGGTTTGTATTTTAGCTATTATTATAGTGCCTTTACCTGCGGTAATACTTGATTTTTTCCTAGCTTTAAGCATAGCCATATCTGTTTTAATTATCCTCATTTCTATTTACATAGCAAAGCCTACTGATCTTACCACCTTTCCTACTCTTATTCTCATCATCACGCTTTTTAGATTAGCATTAAATATCGCTACAACGCGTATGATTTTAAGTGAGGGGCAAAATGGACCAGCTGCTGTGAGTGAGATTATCGCTAGTTTTGGGGAATTTGTGGTTGGGGGAAATTATGTCATCGGTATGATCGTTTTTACGATCTTGGTTTTGATTAATTTCATGGTTGTTACAAAGGGAAGTACTAGAGTTTCTGAAGTTCAAGCAAGATTTACCCTTGATGCAATGCCCGGAAAACAAATGGCTATTGATGCGGATTTAAATGCTGGGCTTATCGATGAAGAAACTGCAAGAGCAAGAAGACAAGAGATCATCGGCGAGGCTAATTTTTACGGAGCAATGGATGGTTCGAGCAAATTCATCAAAGGCGATGCTGTTGCTGGGATCATCATCACTATCATCAATCTTATCGGCGGTTTTTTAATAGGCTATTTTCAACATGATATGCCCTTAAATGAATGTGCTGCAACTTACACTATCCTAACTATAGGCGATGGGCTTGTATCTCAAATTCCAGGTCTCATCACTTCAACAGCCACGGCTATCATCATCACGCGTGCAAGCAAGGATAAAGAAAATTTCGCAGAGGGTTCTTTAAACCAGCTTTTAGGCGAATACAGAACCTTAATGATCGTTGGTTTTATCCTCTTTATCTTTGCCTTGGTTCCGGGACTTCCGCACTTATCTTTAGGCTTTATGGCTTTTGTGTTTTTATCTTTGGGTTATCTAAGTTTGCAGATCAAAGAGGGCAAGATAAAGCCTGTTGAAAAAAGAGAGAAAAAAGAAGCCACAGCAAAAGCAGCAGCTCCTGTACCAAAGAAAAGTGAAGAAGAGATCATCAAAGAAGAAGAACATAAGATCAATGATATTTTAAAGATTGAAATTTTAGAGCTTGAGCTTGGTTATGGTCTTATTAGACTTGCAGAAAGCGAGCTTACTGAAAGAATCCGTTCTATGAGAAGAAGCATAGCCCAAGCACTCGGCTTTTTAATGCCAAAAATCAGAATAAGGGACAATTTACAGCTCAAGCCAAATGAATACAATTTCAAGCTTAAGGGCGTGGTGATAGGTAGTGCTGAAATTTATCCTGACAAATACCTAGCCCTAGATAGTGGCTTTGTTACAGAAGAAATCGAGGGTATTGCTACAAAAGAGCCAGCTTTTAACTCAGACGCTCTTTGGATCGATGCGAATTTAAAAGATGAAGCTACGCTTAATGGCTATACTGTGGTTGATCCTGCAAGCGTGATTTCAACGCATATGAGTGAGATGATCAAGGCAAATGCGGCTGATCTTTTGACGCGCCAAGAGGTGCAAAATTTACTTGATAAGGTGCAAAAGGATTATCCTGTTGTGGTGGAAGACTGCATGAAAGTAGCTTCTGTGGGGCTTGTGCAAAAGGTGCTTAAAAACTTGCTTAAAAACAATATCCCTATCAAGGATATGATCACTATACTTGAGGCTTTGACGGATATTGCTGAGGTAAATAAAAGCTTTGATATGATTATTGAGCATGTGCGTGCAGCCTTAGCTAGGGTCATTACTAATCTTTATGTCGATGATAAGGGAAATTTAGGATTTTATCTTTTGGATTCTGCAAGCTCTGCAAAGCTTATGGAACATTTGCAGTTTAAGGACGGCAACTATCAATTAATGATCAATGTCGCTCAAACAAGCACCCTAATCGATGCACTTAAAAAAGCGGTTGAAAGCACAGCAAATACAAGGATCAAGCCTTTTGTGCTTTGTGTTGAACCTCAGTTAAGAAAGGCTATTGCTACAATTTGTGATAATTATAATATCAAAATGGTCGTTCTTTCTTTTGGAGAGGTTGCTGATAATGTAAATT carries:
- a CDS encoding Rrf2 family transcriptional regulator — its product is MLFTRASEYALLALIYISDKEKPQDVETMALELNISRSFLAKILQVLAKDGLLHSYKGAKGGFTLVKTPKEYTLKEIVDSAEKKQVSVFECSQGVCPDNKGERCHMFPVLLGLQKKMDEHLNEITLADIVNQK
- a CDS encoding sulfite exporter TauE/SafE family protein — protein: MTDLIIYVSMGIIAGISSGLFGIGGGMIIVPLALTLGISSHSAVALSVVQMIFSSVFGSYINYKKKNFDLKDGLFVGLGGLIGASFSGLVLKLLSDVTLTALFLCLSIVFFLKYAFDVKNAVHQSQRSELSKKVILVGAGALTGVFAISFGIGGGLLIAPILGYFLGYDSKKVVPLSLFFVVFASLSGATSFIMQGVIDSSILYNGSLVGIGSMIGVFLGIKIIEKMKTTAHRKVLLFVYLLSISMTAFALLRKLGIVEL
- a CDS encoding NAD(P)H-binding protein codes for the protein MKKILLKSLFLLAFIFSSQGFATSWSKEDFKDIANTNKPLTVLIIGANGSVAKEVTAGFLSGTKANLKLFLRKASRLQNVKNKNPSRIELVEGDATDKEALKKAMQGVDAVYANLAGNLPTMAKAIIEAMSETGLKRLIWISSFGVYEGEISQKEFNKIASYNPPHRAAVRLIESSDLDYTIIRAQWFSWANEIDYELTQKGEAFKNEGAYISRKSIAHLVIKLCLEGSNLRQSLGINKP
- the flhA gene encoding flagellar biosynthesis protein FlhA; amino-acid sequence: MAKRKIIDLVIPFLAPVIAPIIKAKSLTIVGFLVCILAIIIVPLPAVILDFFLALSIAISVLIILISIYIAKPTDLTTFPTLILIITLFRLALNIATTRMILSEGQNGPAAVSEIIASFGEFVVGGNYVIGMIVFTILVLINFMVVTKGSTRVSEVQARFTLDAMPGKQMAIDADLNAGLIDEETARARRQEIIGEANFYGAMDGSSKFIKGDAVAGIIITIINLIGGFLIGYFQHDMPLNECAATYTILTIGDGLVSQIPGLITSTATAIIITRASKDKENFAEGSLNQLLGEYRTLMIVGFILFIFALVPGLPHLSLGFMAFVFLSLGYLSLQIKEGKIKPVEKREKKEATAKAAAPVPKKSEEEIIKEEEHKINDILKIEILELELGYGLIRLAESELTERIRSMRRSIAQALGFLMPKIRIRDNLQLKPNEYNFKLKGVVIGSAEIYPDKYLALDSGFVTEEIEGIATKEPAFNSDALWIDANLKDEATLNGYTVVDPASVISTHMSEMIKANAADLLTRQEVQNLLDKVQKDYPVVVEDCMKVASVGLVQKVLKNLLKNNIPIKDMITILEALTDIAEVNKSFDMIIEHVRAALARVITNLYVDDKGNLGFYLLDSASSAKLMEHLQFKDGNYQLMINVAQTSTLIDALKKAVESTANTRIKPFVLCVEPQLRKAIATICDNYNIKMVVLSFGEVADNVNFNTEGVIEVGL
- the rpsO gene encoding 30S ribosomal protein S15; this translates as MALDSAKKAEIIAKFAKKAGDTGSTEVQVALLSARIAELTEHLKIYKKDFSSRLGLLKLVGQRKRLLAYLKRKDYSSYSKLIAELNLRDK